A single genomic interval of Macadamia integrifolia cultivar HAES 741 chromosome 6, SCU_Mint_v3, whole genome shotgun sequence harbors:
- the LOC122082042 gene encoding uncharacterized protein LOC122082042 → MVNSMFRNQIGRNMEVYVDDMLVKSKKGIDHVLDLKEAFGVLRKNQMRLNPTKCAFGVTSGKFLGFLVSQRGIEANPSKIEAIHEMRAPRNIREVQKLTGCLAALNRFLSRAGDRCLPFFKLLKGGKGPQQFRWTEECKAAFEEIKACLARPPLLSRPETGEELQIYLATSAVAVSAVLVREEAKTQRPIYYVSHVLLEAETRYRKIEKLALELVVTARKLRPYFQAHAIAVLTDQPLRKSLHSPSVAGRMVSWVVELSEHNIEFRPRSAIKGQALVDFLVECTQAEEAGEPEPEPNKKWVLFVDGSSTTARSGAGLVLKSPEEFMIHYALRFAFPATNNEAEYEALIAGIKLAKAVMTDDLVAHSDSQLIVNQVNGQYEAKEERMAMYLKEVRRLVTSFGTFAMVQIPRQENALADALSKLATADLADCASSVYFEVLAQPSYEQELLCSITQGAEPSWMDPIVVYLRDGHLPGDQAEARAVKRRAAKYTLQGGVLYKRVISWPLLKCLPPSRAEETLREVHEGICGGHIGGRALAYKVLRQGFYWPNMQRDAIKFVQQCFKCQAVEKFVRDDVIFRYGVPKVLVTDNGRQFDNRKFRHFCSNFNIDFRNTVVAHPQSNGQAEKANHTLLDGIKKRLDWEKKNWADQLLSVLWAYRTSARTPTGGTPF, encoded by the exons atggtgaatTCGATGTTCCGAAACCAGATCGGTAGAAATATGGAAGTTTACGTGGATGATATGCTGGTCAAGAGCAAAAAAGGCATTGATCATGTGCTAGACCTGAAGGAGGCTTTCGGTGTCCTGCGAAAGAACCAAATGAGACTAAATCCcaccaagtgtgcatttggagtaacATCTGGGAAATTCTTGGGCTTTCTAGTGTCGCAAAGGGGGATAGAAgcaaacccctcaaaaattgaGGCCATTCACGAGATGCGTGCACCAAGGAACATTCGTGAAGTGCAGAAACTGACCGGCTGCCTGGCTGCTCTTAACAGGTTCTTGTCCCGAGCTGGCGataggtgcctcccattcttcaagctgctaaaaggaggaaaaggccCACAACAATTTCGCTGGACAGAAGAATGCAAAGCAGCTTTCGAGGAAATCAAGGCCTGCCTAGCCCGGCCCCCTCTGCTGAGCCGACCTGAGACTGGGGAAGAACTACAAATTTATCTAGCTACTTCGGCCGTGGCCGTCAGTGCAGTCCTTGTCCGAGAAGAGGCAAAGACCCAGAGGcccatctactatgtgagtcatgtgctcctgGAAGCAGAGACAAGGTACCGGAAGATTGAGAAGCTTGCACTGGAACTAGTCGTGACAGccagaaagctgaggccctacttccaagcacacGCAATTGCTGTACTAACTGATCAACCGCTGAGAAAGTCACTTCACAGCCCCAGCGTAGCGGGAcgtatggtaagttgggttgTCGAGTTGAGTGAGCACAATATTGAATTCAGACCAAGAAGCGCGATCAAGGGCCAGGCACTGGTTGACTTCTTGGTAGAATGTACCCAAGCCGAAGAAGCGGGAGAACCTGAGCCCGAGCCGAACAAAAAATGGgtgctctttgttgatggatccagcaccacAGCACGGAGCGGCGCTGGGCTTGTGCTGAAAAGCCCTGAAGAGTTCATGATACATTATGCCCTTAGGTTTGCATTTCCCGCAAcaaacaatgaagcagagtatGAAGCGCTGATTGCAGGAATCAAACTGGCAAAGGCTGTGATGACAGACGACCTGGTCGCTCATAGTGACTCCCAATTAATcgtgaaccaagtcaatggccaatacgaggccaaagaagaaagaatggccATGTATTTGAAGGAAGTACGTCGTCTGGTGACCAGCTTTGGCACGTTCGCAATGGTACAGATCCCGCGGCAAGAAAATGCTTtggcagatgccctctccaaactagctacagCAGACTTGGCTGACTGCGCAAGCTCTGTATATTTTGAAGTGTTAGCCCAACCAAGCTATGAACAAGAATTGCTGTGCAGCATTACTCAAGGGGCTGAGCCGagctggatggatcccatcgTCGTCTATTTACGTGATGGGCATCTCCCGGGAGATCAAGCAGAAGCAAGGGCAGTCAAAAGGAGAGCAGCCAAATACACCCTTCAGGGTGGAGTGCTTTACAAAAGGGTGATATCCTGGCCCCTGCTGAAGTGCCTGCCGCCGAGCCGAGCTGAGGAGACACTTCGTGAAGTCCACGAGGGGATTTGTGGGGGACACATCGGGGGTAGAGCACTGGCCTACAAGGTACTAcgccaaggattctactggccaaaCATGCAAAGAGATGCAATAAAGTTCGTGCagcagtgcttcaagtgtcag GCAGTAGAGAAGTTCGTTAGGGACGACGTCATATTTCGCTATGGTGTTCCAAAGGTGTTGGTCACGGATAATGGTCGACAATTCGACAATCGGAAATTCAGGCACTTCTGTAGTAACTTCAATATTGATTTTCGAAACACCGTTGTAGCACACCCGCAGTCGAATGGTCAGGCAGAAAAGGCCAACCACACActtctagatggaataaagaagaggctggactgggagaagaagaactgggcAGATCAGCTACTCAGTGTACTCTGGGCTTATCGCACTTCAGCTCGGACACCCACAGGAGGGACACCGTTTTGA
- the LOC122082043 gene encoding uncharacterized protein LOC122082043: protein MAVWELDPDSFPSSDRFSSAFFKRCWQIMEREMCNVVRYFFSLSYMPSGVNNNFMVLIPKVDGADTLDKFRPLCMGSFFCKIILKQVLRRFGFSKKWITSLHQLMVSTRISILINGDPQGYFGVERGLRQGDPISPMPFIIAEEVLTRGLKRLIQTNNLKTIHGPKGVPTPGHIFFANAIFIFSNASLRYVRNLRDFLCKYQEFSGQSINFEKNKFFLGKIASTRKQTFAETLGIPICNFPTRYLGVEIFKGRVKKEALMPIMDRVKGRLAGWKGKLLSMAERVELVCSVISGILNHNFAVYWWLSSLLATMERWMRNFIWSGEVDIAKTITVKWDTLCKPKEEGGLGIRRLRDTNKALLGKLVWRMKHERSAACAFLRARFVKKEGLFNKGCRHSSIAM, encoded by the exons ATGGCGGTTTGGGAGTTGGATCCTGACAGCTTTCCAAGCTCTGACCGTTTCTCTAGTGCATTCTTCAAGCGATGCTGGCAGATCATGGAAAGGGAAATGTGTAATGTAGTCAGATATTTTTTCAGCTTGAGCTACATGCCTAGTGGGGTCAACAATAACTTTATGGTCCTGATTCCCAAAGTGGATGGAGCTGATACCTTAGATAAATTCCGGCCGTTGTGCATGGGAAGCTTTTTTTGTAAGATTATATTGAAG CAAGTGTTGCGTCGCTTTGGCTTCTCAAAAAAGTGGATTACTTCGCTTCACCAACTTATGGTATCAACTAGGATATCAATCCTTATCAATGGAGATCCGCAGGGCTATTTTGGTGTGGAGCGTGGGTTGAGGCAAGGGGATCCCATCTCTCCGATGCCGTTTATTATAGCGGAAGAAGTCCTTACCAGAGGACTGAAGAGGCTGATCCAGACAAATAATCTGAAGACGATTCATGGTCCTAAAGGCGTCCCTACCCCTGGACATATCTTCTTTGCCAACGCCATAtttatcttctccaatgcttctttGAGGTATGTTCGTAATTTAAGAGATTTTTTGTGCAAGTACCAAGAGTTCTCTGGTCAGTCTattaattttgagaaaaacaaatttttcCTTGGAAAAATTGCTTCGACCCGCAAGCAGACCTTTGCTGAGACCCTTGGCATCCCAATTTGTAACTTCCCCACTCGTTATCTAGGAGTGGAGATATTCAAAGGGAGAGTGAAAAAAGAAGCCTTAATGCCGATCATGGACAGAGTGAAGGGTAGACTtgcaggatggaaagggaagctccTATCAATGGCAGAGAGAGTGGAATTGGTATGCTCTGTGATCTCTGGTATTCTGAATCACAACTTTGCAGTGTATTGGTGGCTGTCTTCCCTTCTTGCCAccatggagaggtggatgagaaacttcatCTGGTCAGGGGAGGTAGATATTGCGAAGACGATAACAGTGAAGTGGGATACCTTATGCAAACCCAAAGAGGAAGGGGGTCTGGGAATAAGAAGACTTAGAGACACAAACAAGGCTTTACTTGGTAAATTGGTTTGGAGAATGAAGCATGAAAGGTCTGCAGCCTGCGCTTTCCTCAGAGCTCGCTTTGTTAAGAAGGAGGGTCTCTTCAATAAGGGATGCCGCCATTCATCGATTGCTATGTGA